One Candidatus Binatia bacterium genomic region harbors:
- a CDS encoding c-type cytochrome, whose translation MSWLLRSACAAGLLVFALGCDSLPGKPLESARPINPIDVTDFNTLWSTHCAGCHGAEGKLAAARPMNDPVYLGVVTDDEMRGVIAHGVKGSAMPGFLATDGLGLSAKQINLVLAGMRERWADPKVLAGRRPPSYRVVGSGSVAAGQRTFQRACASCHGPTGDGQGGSVHGSVVDPAFLALVSDQSLRSTVIFGRVDLGMPDWFGYRSGALSEQDVTDLVAWLASHRVEFPGRPYPGKDKQAAMVAREKSDG comes from the coding sequence ATGAGTTGGTTGCTTCGCTCCGCCTGTGCGGCAGGATTGCTGGTCTTCGCCCTGGGCTGTGACAGTTTGCCGGGAAAGCCGCTCGAGTCTGCACGTCCGATCAACCCGATTGATGTTACCGACTTCAACACACTCTGGTCGACTCATTGCGCCGGTTGCCATGGTGCAGAGGGCAAGCTGGCTGCGGCCCGTCCAATGAATGACCCGGTTTATCTCGGCGTCGTCACGGATGATGAGATGCGGGGCGTAATTGCCCACGGCGTCAAGGGAAGTGCGATGCCCGGATTTTTGGCCACCGACGGTCTGGGGCTGAGCGCCAAACAAATTAATCTGGTTCTGGCCGGCATGCGCGAGCGCTGGGCGGATCCCAAAGTGCTGGCAGGGCGGCGACCCCCGTCCTACCGCGTCGTCGGTTCCGGAAGCGTGGCTGCCGGACAGAGAACGTTCCAGCGTGCCTGCGCCTCCTGTCATGGCCCGACTGGCGACGGTCAGGGCGGCTCGGTTCACGGTTCGGTCGTGGACCCGGCATTCCTTGCCCTGGTCAGTGACCAGTCCCTGCGATCTACGGTCATCTTTGGTCGTGTCGATCTGGGTATGCCGGATTGGTTCGGCTACCGATCGGGAGCGCTGAGCGAACAGGACGTAACCGATCTGGTGGCCTGGCTTGCCTCGCACCGTGTCGAATTCCCCGGGCGACCTTACCCCGGGAAGGACAAACAAGCGGCCATGGTCGCTCGGGAGAAATCTGATGGCTGA
- a CDS encoding Rieske 2Fe-2S domain-containing protein gives MAEEQKAPTMNPPSPPSVSRRFFLLKLGVFLNVIAAGLIGIPLIGYIAGAMRRKAYNAWIPLGDIKSFPSGETRLASYTNPFRVPWDGMTAEIPCWVRHVDGEKFQIFAINCAHLGCPVRWFRESQLFMCPCHGGVYYADGARASGPPPRGLYEYEYELRGDDLWVRGGQIPSLSAGV, from the coding sequence ATGGCTGAGGAGCAAAAGGCGCCCACGATGAATCCTCCGTCGCCCCCTTCGGTGTCGCGACGATTTTTTCTCCTCAAACTCGGAGTTTTTCTGAACGTGATCGCTGCTGGTCTGATCGGGATTCCTCTGATTGGCTACATCGCAGGTGCCATGCGACGGAAGGCCTATAACGCCTGGATTCCTCTGGGCGATATCAAAAGCTTTCCCAGTGGGGAGACGCGGCTGGCCAGCTATACGAATCCTTTTCGGGTTCCCTGGGATGGCATGACGGCCGAGATCCCCTGCTGGGTGCGCCACGTCGACGGTGAGAAATTTCAAATATTCGCCATCAACTGTGCTCATCTCGGTTGTCCGGTGCGTTGGTTCCGCGAGTCCCAGCTATTCATGTGCCCCTGTCATGGTGGCGTTTATTACGCCGACGGCGCCCGTGCGTCGGGTCCACCGCCGCGCGGTCTCTACGAATACGAATATGAACTCCGAGGCGATGACCTCTGGGTCCGTGGCGGGCAAATTCCGTCGCTTTCGGCGGGGGTCTGA